The stretch of DNA ATCCAGGCAACGCTGCGGGCGCCAGCTGGGGAAGGTGGCTTCAACCTGGGGGGCGATCAGGCCCAGGTCGCGCAGGGGCGAGTGTTCAAGCAGGTCGGTGGCGTGGGTATTCATGTCCCCCATGAGCACCTGATGGCGGTAGCCGCCAATCAGCTCACGGATGTAGCCCAGTTGCAGGGCACGCGTCTTGGCCCCCAGGGCCAGGTGCATCATGACCACGATCAGCGCATCCTCACCCTCACCGAAACGCACCAGGATCGCGCCACGGCCGGCTGGGCCAGGCAGCGGGTGGTCTTCGAGGAGTTGTGGCTTCAGGCGGCTGAGCACGCCATTGCTGTGCTGGGCGAAACGCCCGAGGTTGCGATTGAGCTGCTGGTACCAGTAGGGGAAAGAGCCCAGCTGGGCGAGGTGCTCTACCTGATTGACGTAGCCTGAGCGCAAGCTGCCGCCATCGGCCTCCTGCAGGGCCACCAGGTCGAAATCATTGAGCAGCTGGCCGATTTTCTGCAGGTTGCCGGCCCGCCCGGTGTGCGGCAACAGGTGCTGCCAGCTACGGGTCAGGTAATGCCGGTAGCGCTCGGTACTGATGCCCACCTGGATGTTGAAGCTGAGCAGCCGCAGACGACCATCCTCAGGCAGGCCAGGGGCCTGCAGGTGATGCTCGTTGACC from Pseudomonas putida encodes:
- a CDS encoding endonuclease/exonuclease/phosphatase family protein, whose translation is MPRFRSTRGIGLHQPQVNEHHLQAPGLPEDGRLRLLSFNIQVGISTERYRHYLTRSWQHLLPHTGRAGNLQKIGQLLNDFDLVALQEADGGSLRSGYVNQVEHLAQLGSFPYWYQQLNRNLGRFAQHSNGVLSRLKPQLLEDHPLPGPAGRGAILVRFGEGEDALIVVMMHLALGAKTRALQLGYIRELIGGYRHQVLMGDMNTHATDLLEHSPLRDLGLIAPQVEATFPSWRPQRCLDHILLSPSLTLERVEVLAQPISDHLPVAVEIRLPDALTVDTLPVLS